One segment of Drosophila mauritiana strain mau12 chromosome 3R, ASM438214v1, whole genome shotgun sequence DNA contains the following:
- the LOC117142349 gene encoding rhodanese domain-containing protein CG4456: MMRHCMMALRVARSQIALITARNTQSNLLQRFYSQAPQIGIVDYDVVKKLPSEPQKLLIDVREPEELKETGQIPASINIPLGVVSQELAASEQLFKSKYGREKPKPETEIIFHCKIGKRSLKAAEAAAALGFKNVKNYQGSWLDWAEREGLPK; encoded by the coding sequence ATGATGCGACACTGTATGATGGCCTTGAGGGTTGCTAGATCCCAGATCGCGCTCATCACTGCCAGGAATACTCAGAGCAATCTTCTCCAGCGTTTCTACAGCCAGGCTCCTCAAATTGGAATCGTGGACTACGACGTGGTCAAGAAACTGCCCAGCGAACCACAGAAACTGCTCATCGATGTCCGGGAGCCGgaggagctgaaggaaaccGGACAAATCCCCGCCAGCATCAACATTCCTCTGGGCGTGGTTAGTCAGGAATTGGCGGCCAGTGAGCAGCTTTTTAAATCCAAATATGGCCGGGAAAAACCGAAGCCAGAAACGGAGATTATATTTCACTGCAAGATTGGCAAAAGGAGCCTTAAGGCTGCAGAAGCTGCCGCCGCATTGGGATTCAAGAATGTAAAGAACTACCAGGGATCTTGGCTGGATTGGGCCGAACGAGAAGGCCTGCC
- the LOC117145950 gene encoding phosphatidylserine decarboxylase proenzyme, mitochondrial — protein sequence MVSYFVPRGRFLLKAGNLRQVVQQQHQPAQLQLQTIKGPQPQAQNASLPVARHLRQFSSNPASKEAPLHHRRPQHKQQPNPSQELAQIRRNILSRWTGFLLRWAPMGICVFGAIEWQLQKNRCEREGKPRTASELQSRIYCSLPLRIISRCWGWLAACYLPPSLRPYVYGWYSNTFDVNLSEAMYPEYEHYNSLAEFFTRPLKEGVRVIDQQAPLVSPADGKVLHFGSASDSLIEQVKGVSYSIEDFLGPLEPVEQANSGASYAQALKKNSDGSTELYQCVIYLAPGDYHRFHSPTAWKPTIRRHFSGELLSVSPKVAGWLPGLFCLNERVLYMGQWKHGFFSYTAVGATNVGSVEIYMDADLKTNRWTGFNVGKHPPSTYEYDELVLNKELTEAPKEFGKGDLVGQFNMGSTIVLLFEAPKNFKFDIIAGQKIRVGESLGHIVGSK from the coding sequence ATGGTTTCCTACTTCGTACCTCGTGGCCGCTTCCTGCTGAAGGCCGGCAATCTCAGACAGgtggtgcagcagcagcatcagccgGCTCAGCTACAGCTGCAGACCATTAAAGGACCACAGCCGCAGGCTCAGAATGCCAGTCTGCCGGTGGCCCGTCACTTGCGCCAGTTCTCCTCGAATCCAGCCTCCAAGGAGGCACCATTACACCACCGTCGCCCGCAACATAAACAGCAACCGAATCCTAGTCAGGAGTTAGCTCAGATTCGGCGCAATATACTCTCACGGTGGACGGGCTTCCTGTTGCGTTGGGCTCCCATGGGCATCTGTGTTTTTGGCGCCATCGAGTGGCAGTTGCAGAAGAATCGCTGCGAAAGGGAAGGAAAACCTCGGACAGCGTCCGAGCTCCAGTCGCGCATTTACTGCTCCCTGCCACTGCGCATAATCAGCCGATGCTGGGGCTGGCTGGCCGCTTGCTACTTGCCTCCCAGTCTGCGTCCCTACGTCTACGGATGGTATTCCAACACGTTTGATGTCAATTTGAGCGAGGCCATGTATCCAGAGTATGAGCACTACAATAGTCTGGCTGAGTTCTTTACCAGGCCACTTAAAGAAGGCGTTCGTGTCATCGATCAGCAGGCTCCACTGGTTTCCCCCGCCGACGGTAAGGTTCTACATTTTGGCAGCGCCTCGGACTCGCTAATAGAGCAGGTCAAGGGTGTTAGCTACAGCATCGAGGACTTCCTTGGCCCACTGGAGCCTGTGGAGCAGGCCAATTCCGGTGCCTCCTATGCTCAGGCCCTCAAAAAGAATAGCGATGGTTCTACGGAGTTGTACCAGTGCGTGATATATCTGGCTCCCGGAGATTACCACCGATTCCACTCTCCTACCGCTTGGAAGCCCACCATTCGTCGTCACTTCTCCGGCGAACTGCTGTCCGTGAGCCCCAAAGTTGCCGGCTGGCTGCCTGGTCTGTTTTGCCTCAACGAACGTGTGCTGTACATGGGCCAGTGGAAGCACGGATTCTTCTCCTACACCGCAGTGGGTGCCACTAACGTGGGATCCGTCGAAATCTACATGGATGCCGATCTGAAGACGAACCGTTGGACTGGATTCAATGTCGGCAAGCATCCGCCCAGCACCTACGAGTACGACGAACTGGTCTTGAACAAGGAACTAACAGAAGCGCCCAAGGAGTTCGGCAAGGGGGATCTGGTGGGCCAGTTCAACATGGGCAGCACCATAGTCCTGCTCTTCGAGGCGCCAAAGAACTTCAAATTTGATATTATCGCCGGTCAGAAGATCCGCGTTGGCGAGTCCCTTGGCCACATCGTCGGCTCCAAATGA